The genomic segment cctcagaagcattttcatttttagtattgctgtctttccaaaccaagatagatgtgtattaattttttcgaactattttcctcaatgctactacatttgcctcttctatttcttttaagtcctttgttatacttactcccaggtatattaatttgttcttgattctaattcccgtatggctgtgttctatAAAGTCTTCTTTCTTTGTATAATATAAACCCGTTGTTTTCCCAAATATCTTTCAATGATCCTTTCTCCTATCCATTTGACCTACCCAGATATTTAATCAATAACAATGTgtcatcagcaaataagctcaccttctgcttttcctttattcctacacCTTCTACATTCTTACCTTTTTGGATGGCGTTTGCACATAATTCTATCACCATAGCAAATAAAATGGTTCTAATCATCCTTTTATTctacttcccattccaaattaattcataatctcacttattatctgccatgctacacaatcaaggcattaaatatatctaatgctagtatccccacttttaacttcctctcttGAGACACACATATTTTGTTTAATACTCTTCCTATCAAACgtgacatttgtcttccttttacaaacccagattgatattttcatatatacttgtacatgcatttattcattcttctctcagccttctcttctgcaggctaaacatgcccaggtctttaagccgctccccatggggcttgttctccagacccttgatcattttagtcgccatactctggacaccttccagcttttcaacgtgtcctttcaattgcagtgcccagaactagacacagtgtgattccaggtaaagtggtctgaccaaggcagaatagagggggagcatgacttccctggatctagacactctgcccctatttatgcaggccaaaatcccataaggaggagggagcaagcttgttttctgctgctctgcaaactaggatgcagaataatggcttcaaactacaggaaaggggattccacctgaacataaggaagaacttcctcactgtgagagcagttcagctgtggaaccttctttggaggcttttaagcagaggctggatggccatctgtccggggtgctttgaatggaatttcctgcttcttggcagggggttggactagatgtcccatgaggtctcttccaactctctggttatatgattttgtgatttcttccccttccacttcctgttcatgtctcttttgagtcatagtcgttagaagttctttggacaaacATTCTGGCTTCTTGGCACTTGtcctatttatgtggcttctctcctgtgtgaatcttttgatgggtacgaagattcgaactgttactgaagttctttccacattccatgcatttatgtggcttctcccctgtgtgagtcctttgatgggtgcgtagacttccactctgactgaagctctttccacattccatgcatgtatgtggcctctctcctgtgtgcatcctttgatggttaCGGAGATCTCgattccgactgaagctctttccacattccatgcatttatacggtctctctcctgtgtgcatcctttgatggttacggagatctccactccgactgaagctctttccacattccatgcatttatgtggcttctctcctgtgtgagtcctttgatgggtgcgtagatttccactctcactgaagctctttccacattccatgcatgtatgtggcctctctcctgtgtgcatcctttgatggatacgcagatgtccactctgactgaagctctttccacattccctgcatgtatgtggcttctctcctgtgtgagtcctttgatgggtgcgtagatttccactctgactgaagctctttccacattccatgcatgtatgtggcttctcccctgtgtgagtcctttgatgggtgcatagatttccactctgactgaagctctttccacattccatgcatgtatgtggcttctcccctgtgtgagtcctttgatgggtgcatagatttccactctgactgaagctctttccacattccatgcatttatgtggcttctcccctgtgtgagtcctttgatgggtgcatagatttccactctgactgaagctctttccacattccacacatttatatggcttctctcctgagtgagttcgttgatgtttagcaagagaacttctctcaatgaaacatttcccacagtccttacaattatgtcgcttctcccctgtgtgtgattttgacaatg from the Anolis carolinensis isolate JA03-04 unplaced genomic scaffold, rAnoCar3.1.pri scaffold_38, whole genome shotgun sequence genome contains:
- the LOC107983865 gene encoding zinc finger protein ZFP2 isoform X2; the encoded protein is METSLSKSHTGEKRHNCKDCGKCFIERSSLAKHQRTHSGEKPYKCVECGKSFSQSGNLCTHQRTHTGEKPHKCMECGKSFSQSGNLCTHQRTHTGEKPHTCMECGKSFSQSGNLCTHQRTHTGEKPHTCMECGKSFSQSGNLRTHQRTHTGEKPHTCRECGKSFSQSGHLRIHQRMHTGERPHTCMECGKSFSESGNLRTHQRTHTGEKPHKCMECGKSFSRSGDLRNHQRMHTGERPYKCMECGKSFSRNRDLRNHQRMHTGERPHTCMECGKSFSQSGSLRTHQRTHTGEKPHKCMECGKNFSNSSNLRTHQKIHTGEKPHK